Part of the Virgibacillus natechei genome is shown below.
GGGACGTAGGGACATGGGACGTAGGGGACGTAGGGACAGGTTCATTGTCCCCCCCATTACTACAGCAGCGATAAATGAAGATAGCCTTACACTTTTGATCTACAACCCCAATATTTAGCCATCATACTCCTCTTCAAAAAAGTAAACACCAGATCCCAACCAACTCACAGTACTGGGGTTTATGTGTTTACAAATTAGTCTATAAACTCTTTTAGTCAATACTTTTTACCGTTACTCGTTACTCTTATCCCGATACTTTCAAATACTTCAATCCGTTTTTCAGCTCTTAAAACGAGGCTGCAAAAGAGCCACCCCCGCGCTTTCTACCTAATAAACTTCTCCACCTCTCGGCTTGTAGGCATGCCTCCCTGTGCCCCAACTTTTGTCACGGAAAGTGCCGCTGCCGCATTCGCAAATTGAACCGCTTCATCGATAGGCAGTCCACTTCCAAGACACGCGGCGAGTGCTCCGTTAAATGTATCACCCGCCCCGGTTGTGTCTTTTACCTCTACATGAAAGCCCTGCACAAACTGATCGGCTCCATCATCATAAAACGCCACCCCTTCATCACCTTTTGTAATAATTAACTTTTCCCGTATCGAATCAAAGAGCGAATCATTTTTCATCGCCTCCACTTCAATTTCATTTGGTGTAAAAAATGCACTTTCCGTTAATATATCATCTGGCAATGACTGATAGGGTGCAGGGTTTACGACAACTGGAACATCATATTCCCCGGCGATTTTCAGCGTACGAGCGACCGTCTCCATCGGTATCTCTAACTGCATTAATACCACATCACTGTGTTTAATCAGTTCGTGGTGCTTGTCTACTAATTCTGGCAATACATGGTTATTTGCACCTGCTGCAACAATGATGCGATTATCATTTTCAGACAAAATAATAGTTGCGATCCCGGTTGCTGCCTCGTGCGTCATTGTGATTCCTTCCGCGTTAATTCCTTCACCTTTAAGATGGTCTAACAGTGTGACACCAAATGCATCATCACCAACAGCACCAATCATGTTCACATTCGCTCCAACCCTTGCTGCCGCTACAGCTTGATTGGCACCTTTTCCTCCAGGATATGTAGCGAAAGGACCCCCGAGAATTGTTTCCCCTTGTTCCGGCATTTTCTCTGTAGAAATCGTTAAATCCATATTAATACTTCCAACGACACAAACGGTAGATTCTTTTTTCATGCTATTACCTCTCAAAAAATAGTATCGTATTTCTCGTTGTTCTTGTTTTTTTGGATAACCGTATATGTAAAAAGAAAACGATCACACTACCTATTTTATCATATTTGGGAAGGATGGGGACGGTTCTTTAAGGGGACAATCGGAAGTTTTGCGATAAAAAGGACCACCCGAACATTGATGTCGTTCATGTTCAGGTGGTCCTTTTGCTCGCTCCCTTAGGTTTTGCAACATACTCTCTCTATGTAAATATTAACCAACCTAATTTTTAACGTCCTTCATTATCCCCGAATAAATCATCCAAAAAACGAGGAATAACAGACATAAGCAGAAAAAAGAAGCAAAAATAGATTAGACTTTATGGAAATTTCATCGTGCACAGCTTGATGAATAGCTAAGTACGGGAAGGTCTTAAATAGAGGTTCCAGCCTAATTATTTTGTAGACAAAATCTAAAATTGCAGTGGAGTTGATTTTGGAGAGGTTCATTAGAATAGACACCGCTGGGACAAGGAACCTGTCCCTGCGTCCCTAGTTGCTATTACTCTAGCATTCTTCGACAAAAACCGGGAAGTGACAGGCACCCAGAACTTTAAAATTTTTTACGTTCCGGCTTACTACATATTAATTAGTCTGCCTAGCCGTAAAATGGACAGATCTTGCTCGATAAAATCAAACACGTATCCAAGAAGTGACAGGAAACAGAATTTACTCCAGGTCTTGGTCGGCTAACTGTACGAATTCAAATCCTGATGCTTTTAATTTTTCCACCGCAGCACGTACACCTTGAGCGGTACCACTACTGGGCTGGTTCATGTGCAATAGTGCAATGGATCCCGCCTCCGCATTGAGTAAAGCTTGTTCGACTTGTGTAGCAGAAAAGGTCGCTCCCGCATCTCCTAAAATATCAAAGTTGACAACTTCATATCCCAGCGCATTTGCAAGTTCCACAGCGACTTCATCGTAAAACGCCGTACCTGACCGAAAGAGCTTCATATCACGCCCCGTAATTTCCTTTACAGTTTCATGGTTATCCATAATCTCAGCAAACACTTCTTCAGCTGAAGCTGTACCCGGAATGTCCCAAGCTTCGCTGCCGTCAACAGAAAGCGGAGCGTGTGTTGTCCCGTGATTTTCGATTTGAAAAAGTGGATCGTCTACCAATTCCAAAAAAATCTCCTTATTTGCTGATATCCACCGTTGATTCACGAATAATGTTGCTGGAACTTCTGCTTCGCGTAAAAATTCAATCAACGCTTCATCATATCCATTTCCTAAATCGCCTCCACATGCGTCAAATGTCAAAGCGATCTCGTTCTCTTCCGTGATGAAGCGATTCTTTACTCCAGTAACATTCTCTCCCCACTCACTCGGCTCCCGATCAAACTTCGCTAAATCTAACTCCGGCTCAGAGACTTCTTTAAAATTCACATTCCTCACTTTTTCATTCATGTTATCCGGTTCCGAAATATTACCTTCACCACAAGCTGCAAGAAACAAAAAACTTATAAACACAAAAATATACTTCATTTGAATAACCCCATATCATTGCATTTGTTATAAAAAAATATTGTGGTTGCCGTCCTAATGATTGCTTTCATTGTTAAGAATAAAAATTACAACTACGGGAAGTATTTTGCAAGAAGCGCAACAACCAACCAACCTCACAATATTCCAGTTGCTATTTCATTTTATCATATGCTATTACTCTAGCATTCTTCGACAAAAACCGGGAAGTGACAGGCACCCAGAGTGATCACTTTTATATTAAAACAAATAATTATACGATAACAAAACCACCATTGTCAACCATAAAATTGCATTTTTTTAGATTATATGATATTCTTAAATTAGAATAGTTTTGAAACAGTTTTCGATAATCGTGCGCAACTTCTTCCAGACAGTTTGAGTGCGGTTTTTTAATTTGAAAACTATTTTTGTTGTCAAAGTCAACATCTAAATATTTTATCTAAGGAGCGTGGGTTAGTGAATTTAATTAATGAAGAAATAACTCATAAAGTCTTTGGTGAAGGAAATATCGTGGATCAGGATGCATCTTTCATTACTATTGAATTTAATAATGATACTAAAAAATTTGTTTACCCTAATGCTTTTGGGAAATTTATCACACTAAATGACCAGAACACTGCAAAATCTTTGAAGAAAATCCTTTCGAAAAGAGAAATAGAAGAAGAAGCCCTTGAAAGAAAACGTCAAGAAGAAAAAGAGCAGCAGGCGCTTGAACGTCGGCATAGGGAAAAACTGAAGAACAATAGAATTCATGAAAGCTCACAAATTGTTTTCTGGCTGGACGAAGAAGAGCAACAAAATGTATTTACCGACTGGCAAGTATTTACTGGCAAGGTCCAAAGCGGAAAAAGTAAAGGTCAGCCAAACAGAGCAACTCGGGTGAGTACGAACAGCGCAGGTCTTCTGACTGCAAGAGAGCCGGATCAAGCCGAAACAGAAAGACGGATTCTCGGCCTCTACATGGTAAATGAAACGTTTGCCGGCAATCTTAGCGATGATGGAATGATCCCATCCCATGCAGCGTTTAGAATCGAGCTCACGGATCAAGAAGCGGAGAAAATGCTCTTCTGGAATTATTATATCAATAAGAGCTACCCTAATCGAACGAAATGGAATTCTGGTAAATATCGTTATTTTGATAATGTTTGGACTGCTCAAATCTTAAAAGATATCATTGCATTAAAAACGGATGAAGCGCAAATCAAAGAATCTAAAAAGTTTCTGGAATACTTCTGTCAAATGAATGCCCTTGACATGAATAACATCCCAGAAGCGAACGGAGCTCTAAAACAATAAAAATGAGATGATATATTCAGGTGGTGACCCCCATGGGTGGGACGTAGGGACAGGTTCATTGTCCCATTACAGACTGCCATAAACTGGGTGGTCTTTTTTTCAGGACATGCAGCCGTTTGTTCCGCGCACAGGCATCCGCTTCCCGCGCTTGTAATGATGTGTTCCACTATCAGAGCATCTCATCCCGCGTTCGCTGGTGTTTGTTCCGCGCGCAGGCCGACTAGTCCAGCGTTCAGAACATTTCATTCAGCGGCTGCGTACCAAGCATACTCATTCGACAAAAACCGCCAAAATTCGGGTGGTGACAGGCACCAAATCAATGAGAAACGTAAGTGTCAAATAATCCCCACCTTTATATAGGCCGGGATTATATTCTGCACCTCGGTTCAACGGACGATCATACTGCCGCACCATTTATACCTGCAATCACTAAACTTTTTTCAAAGCTATACCCTCATCCGCCAAAGCCTCCACATCTATCACTCTTTGCCGCTGTACCATCCGTCTTACAGGCAAAGCATTTTTCGGTTGGTTGGAAAGGAACGCGGCCCTAACGATATTCTGATCATCCAGATAGAAAACCGTAAATGCATTCGATTCTATCGACCCTCGTAAAACAGTTTTGGCCCATCTTTTTGCATGCCCGAAATATTGGAACCGGGTACTGTATTGATCTGACCAAAAGTACGGGGTGTACGTATAAGGTGTGGATTGCGGATGTATTATGTTCCACGAGACTGTCTTGGCATGGTTTACGGCATGATCCCAATGTTCAATATGAATGGGCGCGCCCTGGTATGGCCATGACGTACAATCCCCTACCGCATAAATATCAGAGATCGATGTCTCGCCATATTCATTAACAGCATAACCCCCTTCTGCCTCTAATTGCGGATGGGCCACCCCCGTATTCGGTGTCACTCCCACACCTATCATGACAGCCTGGCACGGAATGCGCCTGCCTCCTGCTGTTACTACTTCTTCGACTTTCGCCTCCCCGTTAAACTGCGTGACAGCGTCCTCTGTAATCACTTCAACACCGTTACGTCGATGCAAATCCAGAAAAGACGCTGATACTTGCCTCCCAAAAATATTTTCCATCGGGGAAGCGGATCTTTCCACAATCGTAACGTCGATTCCCATCTCGCTCATAGAGGAGGCAAGTTCGGCTCCGATAAAACCAGCACCAATAATAACGGCCTGCTCCACATCTTGCATATAGTTTTTAATGGCTAGCGCATCATCCATCCTTCGTAAATAAAAAATACCTTCCAGATCATCTCCCGGTATGGACAATGTTCGTAAGCTTGATCCAGTCGCAAGTATCAGTTTATCCCATTCATAGGAAGGACCATTTTTCGTATCGAGGGTTTTACGGTCGGGATCGATTCCTGTCACCTCAACACCTAGATTCAAGTCAATATCTAATTTTTCATAAATGGCAGGTTCACGCAATAAAATACCTGCATCATCGGTCTCCCCCTTCATCCACTCCTTTGACAAAGGCGGACGGTCATAAGGCATCTGTCTGTCGCTGTCCATCAGCACAATCCGCCCTTGATAACCTTCTTTTCGCAAGCTTTCAGCGGCATTTACCCCTGCAATTCCAGCTCCGATAATTATCGTTATATCTCTATCAGACAAGCCATCAGCTCCCTTCATAGTTGACCCACACGGATCCGTCGTACTCGATAGCTTTATAGACACGGAGCGGTTTATCTGCCGGACCTTCCAGCACGGAACCGTCACGGATATCGAAACAGGCAAAGTGCAACGGACACGTTAGACAGTTTCCATCCAACTCACCGTCGACCAGCTCGGAATAGGCATGTGTACATATCCCCTCAACAGCATAAACCTTCCCTTCTCCCCGGCCGACCACGATCGTCTCTTCACCTGTTTTACATTCAATCAAATCATCTTCTTCAAGCTCTGAACTTGAGCACACATAAATATAAGCGTCGTCTAAAACGGGATTCTCCCCCTCTGAATGTTGCATTGTTATCACCCTCTGAGTTTCATTCTTTATTTCACTTGTTTGCCAAAAAATGTATTTACGTTAAAACCAGTTAACTGGCTCAGGCTTCAAATTTTGGAAAATATGCTTGGTTTCCTGATATTCCTCCAGCCCCGTTTTGCCAAGTTCACGGCCGATTCCGGACTGTTTATAGCCGCCCCATGGTGCTTGCGGGAAGTACAGGTTCACATCGTTAATCCAGACCGTGCCCATTCGCATTTTCCTTACGCAGCGCTCGGCTTTGGCAATGTCATTTGTGAAAACACCGCCGGATAGCCCATAAATAGAATCGTTAGCAAGACGGACGGCCTCTTCTTCGGTTGTAAATTTTTCCACCGTAATAACCGGACCGAAGCCTTCATCCTGCACAACACGCATCTCCGTCGTGCAATTGGTCAATACAGTCGGTAGGTAGAAAAATCCATTTTGCAGCTCCGGATCGTCAGGACGACCGCCGCCGACTGCGACCGTTGCACCTTCCTGCTTGCCGGTTTCAACATAATTACTCACTTTATTTAACTGTTCCTCTGAAATCAGCGGCCCCATTTGGGTTGATTTATCAAACCCGCTGCCAAGCTTGATTTTCTTCACACGATCGACAAGCGCATTGATAAAATCATCATGAATGCTTTCTTCCACAATCAGGCGGGTGCCAGCTGAACAGATTTGTCCAGCATGGAAAAATACTGCGTTCATCGCCTGATCAACAGCTGTATCAAATGCCGCATCGGCAAAGACAATATTCGGATTTTTCCCGCCAAGTTCCAGTGCCAGAATTTTCACATTGGAACTGGCTGCCTGCATAATCTTCTTGCCGGTTTCAATCCCGCCTGTAAATGAAATCAGATCGACATCGTCATTCGCTGATAGTTCCGCCCCAACTCTAGCGCCGGACCCGAGCACCAAGTTGACAACACCAGGTGGAACGCCAGCTTCTTCCATTAATTCGAAAATTTTCACCGACGTAAGTGGCGTAATTTCACTTGGCTTCATGACAAGTGTGTTACCCGCCGCCAGAGCTGGAGCCAATTTCCATGACGCCTGGAGCAATGGGTAGTTCCATGGTGTTATCTGGCCGCAGACGCCGACAGGTTC
Proteins encoded:
- a CDS encoding polysaccharide deacetylase family protein; amino-acid sequence: MKYIFVFISFLFLAACGEGNISEPDNMNEKVRNVNFKEVSEPELDLAKFDREPSEWGENVTGVKNRFITEENEIALTFDACGGDLGNGYDEALIEFLREAEVPATLFVNQRWISANKEIFLELVDDPLFQIENHGTTHAPLSVDGSEAWDIPGTASAEEVFAEIMDNHETVKEITGRDMKLFRSGTAFYDEVAVELANALGYEVVNFDILGDAGATFSATQVEQALLNAEAGSIALLHMNQPSSGTAQGVRAAVEKLKASGFEFVQLADQDLE
- the betB gene encoding betaine-aldehyde dehydrogenase, which produces MKKMFINGEWMEASSKETRDIINPYNQEVIATATEGNEVDVKLAIAAAREAFDQAEWPSIPAIRRGKIVHGIADLIERDHAELAELESLDTGKTVEESRGDMDDIAGVFRYFAEMADKDGGEMIDSPIPNSTSRVVHEPVGVCGQITPWNYPLLQASWKLAPALAAGNTLVMKPSEITPLTSVKIFELMEEAGVPPGVVNLVLGSGARVGAELSANDDVDLISFTGGIETGKKIMQAASSNVKILALELGGKNPNIVFADAAFDTAVDQAMNAVFFHAGQICSAGTRLIVEESIHDDFINALVDRVKKIKLGSGFDKSTQMGPLISEEQLNKVSNYVETGKQEGATVAVGGGRPDDPELQNGFFYLPTVLTNCTTEMRVVQDEGFGPVITVEKFTTEEEAVRLANDSIYGLSGGVFTNDIAKAERCVRKMRMGTVWINDVNLYFPQAPWGGYKQSGIGRELGKTGLEEYQETKHIFQNLKPEPVNWF
- a CDS encoding NAD(P)/FAD-dependent oxidoreductase produces the protein MKGADGLSDRDITIIIGAGIAGVNAAESLRKEGYQGRIVLMDSDRQMPYDRPPLSKEWMKGETDDAGILLREPAIYEKLDIDLNLGVEVTGIDPDRKTLDTKNGPSYEWDKLILATGSSLRTLSIPGDDLEGIFYLRRMDDALAIKNYMQDVEQAVIIGAGFIGAELASSMSEMGIDVTIVERSASPMENIFGRQVSASFLDLHRRNGVEVITEDAVTQFNGEAKVEEVVTAGGRRIPCQAVMIGVGVTPNTGVAHPQLEAEGGYAVNEYGETSISDIYAVGDCTSWPYQGAPIHIEHWDHAVNHAKTVSWNIIHPQSTPYTYTPYFWSDQYSTRFQYFGHAKRWAKTVLRGSIESNAFTVFYLDDQNIVRAAFLSNQPKNALPVRRMVQRQRVIDVEALADEGIALKKV
- a CDS encoding malate synthase; protein product: MNLINEEITHKVFGEGNIVDQDASFITIEFNNDTKKFVYPNAFGKFITLNDQNTAKSLKKILSKREIEEEALERKRQEEKEQQALERRHREKLKNNRIHESSQIVFWLDEEEQQNVFTDWQVFTGKVQSGKSKGQPNRATRVSTNSAGLLTAREPDQAETERRILGLYMVNETFAGNLSDDGMIPSHAAFRIELTDQEAEKMLFWNYYINKSYPNRTKWNSGKYRYFDNVWTAQILKDIIALKTDEAQIKESKKFLEYFCQMNALDMNNIPEANGALKQ
- a CDS encoding Rieske (2Fe-2S) protein, whose translation is MQHSEGENPVLDDAYIYVCSSSELEEDDLIECKTGEETIVVGRGEGKVYAVEGICTHAYSELVDGELDGNCLTCPLHFACFDIRDGSVLEGPADKPLRVYKAIEYDGSVWVNYEGS
- the rbsK gene encoding ribokinase gives rise to the protein MKKESTVCVVGSINMDLTISTEKMPEQGETILGGPFATYPGGKGANQAVAAARVGANVNMIGAVGDDAFGVTLLDHLKGEGINAEGITMTHEAATGIATIILSENDNRIIVAAGANNHVLPELVDKHHELIKHSDVVLMQLEIPMETVARTLKIAGEYDVPVVVNPAPYQSLPDDILTESAFFTPNEIEVEAMKNDSLFDSIREKLIITKGDEGVAFYDDGADQFVQGFHVEVKDTTGAGDTFNGALAACLGSGLPIDEAVQFANAAAALSVTKVGAQGGMPTSREVEKFIR